The following proteins come from a genomic window of Salvia hispanica cultivar TCC Black 2014 chromosome 4, UniMelb_Shisp_WGS_1.0, whole genome shotgun sequence:
- the LOC125217532 gene encoding phosphate transporter PHO1 homolog 9-like, producing the protein MKFADELASQMVQEWQAAYMDYNTLKHSLQNLLKPTSVSTNNDDDQNYYHGLELEFFTKLEDEFNKVVNFYKDKLQQLKVEANDLTLKNQVGLHLDISQEVELRQDYIKIYKQVRHLRSFCSSNILAFSKIMNKYDKIASRSASNVYLQMLDNSFRANSNEVYELMERLEAAFIEQFAQGNRGKGKKSLRLGEKREKHRTTFLLGLFTGCSVALVIAVIVSMHARDLLNHTGRDEYMESIFPLYSLFGFIVLHLLMYGSNAYLWRRFRVNYPSIFGFTEETDLSFRKVLLLASALSVLSLAAVLSNLDMEMDLRTMKYSTVTELVPLTLLLLVLLVTFCPFNILYHSSRFFFLRHAWHCASAPLHKGTFTDFFLADQLTSQVQAIRSLLFYLFYYTMGDFTTRSNAFLNQKLYKALYIVVAIIPSWWRLLQCLRRLYEEKEKKQGLNALKYLSTILALVMRTMYDYKKGSFWKIMAASASGVTTIYSTYWDIVYDWGLLQRNSTNPWLREELLISNKAVYFGAIVINMLLRLVWMQSVLDFNETEFLHKRAVVALVACLEIIRRGIWNFCRLEKEHFHQVGHETLLLPS; encoded by the exons ATGAAGTTTGCAGATGAACTTGCTTCGCAAATGGTGCAAGAATGGCAGGCTGCATACATGGACTACAACACCCTCAAACATTCTCTCCAAAATCTGCTGAAGCCAACAAGTGTATCAACAAACAATGACGATGACCAAAATTATTACCACGGATTGGAGCTCGAATTTTTCACCAAACTCGAGGACGAGTTCAACAAGGTGGTGAATTTCTACAAGGATAAGCTGCAACAGCTGAAGGTGGAGGCAAATGATCTCACCTTGAAGAACCAAG ttGGACTGCATTTGGACATAAGTCAAGAAGTGGAATTGAGACAGGACTACATCAAAATTTACAAACAGGTTCGACATTTGAGAAGCTTCTG TTCGTCAAATATTCTTGCCTTCTCGAAAATAATGAACAAGTACGACAAG ATCGCTTCAAGGAGTGCTTCAAATGTTTACTTACAGATGCTTGATAATTCATTTCGTGCCAACTCTAATGAG GTGTATGAGCTCATGGAAAGACTAGAGGCCGCATTCATCGAGCAGTTTGCACAAGGAAATCGTGGAAAAGGGAAGAAATCGTTGAGGCTAGGAGAAAAAAGGGAGAAGCACAGAACAACATTCCTCCTTG GTCTGTTCACAGGCTGCTCGGTAGCACTAGTGATAGCCGTTATTGTCTCAATGCATGCTCGGGATCTTCTCAATCACACTGGACGAGATGAGTACATGGAGAGCATATTTCCACTCTACAG CTTGTTTGGATTCATCGTCCTACACTTGCTCATGTACGGGTCGAATGCCTATCTTTGGAGGCGATTTCGTGTGAACTACCCTTCTATTTTTGGATTCACAGAAGAAACAGATCTTAGCTTTAGAAAAGTGCTCCTTCTTGCTTCTGCACTATCCGTGCTCTCGTTGGCGGCTGTGCTTTCAAACCTTGACATGGAGATGGATCTCAGAACAATGAAGTATAGTACAGTTACAGAACTAGTTCCATTAACATTACTCCTT CTGGTACTTCTTGTCACCTTCTGCCCTTTCAATATTCTTTATCATTCGAGCCGATTCTTCTTCCTCCGCCACGCGTGGCACTGTGCTTCTGCTCCACTTCATAAG GGAACTTTTACTGATTTCTTCTTGGCAGATCAGCTAACAAGCCAG GTTCAAGCAATCAGAAGCTTGCTTTTCTATCTCTTCTACTACACGATGGGAGATTTCACCACGAGATCAAATGCGTTTCTTAACCAGAAATTATACAAGGCTTTGTACATTGTTGTTGCAATCATCCCATCATGGTGGCGTCTTCTTCAGTGCCTTCGTCGTTTGTATgaggagaaagagaaaaagcaAGGTCTCAACGCGCTCAAGTACTTGTCAACCATCTTGGCTCTAGTAATGAGGACAATGTATGATTATAAGAAGGGTAGCTTTTGGAAAATCATGGCTGCATCAGCATCGGGAGTCACAACTATCTACAGCACATATTGGGACATTGTTTACGACTGGGGCCTTCTTCAGAGGAACTCAACAAATCCATGGCTGAGAGAAGAGCTTCTCATCTCAAACAAGGCTGTCTATTTTGGAGCTATA GTGATAAACATGCTTCTGAGACTTGTTTGGATGCAGTCAGTTCTTGATTTCAATGAAACTGAATTTCTTCATAAGCGAGCTGTGGTGGCGCTCGTTGCCTGCTTGGAGATCATTCGTCGTGGCATTTGGAACTTCTGCAG GTTGGAAAAAGAGCACTTCCACCAAGTTGGGCACGAAACACTACTATTGCCATCTTGA